From Crassaminicella indica, one genomic window encodes:
- a CDS encoding methyl-accepting chemotaxis protein, which yields MKKHSKTKSLKSKITILCLFMFGLILAGLITLIIHTVKTNMEEALLTKSIELAQEIEKEIEGRVANDQINSQKIMQKIVEQKASQDNIAYAIIIDKNVTAIAHSDRQKLGKVYKDDPYTEDGAVNGNIKTSKFYADVQKIWTYDIMVPLYINGKHIGALDVGIPIYGIEKTINAVIQKTIISSIIAFIIIGLGLFIAIGRLLNPLTELSKLINATANLDLSEDTTYDALQKANDETGIMANAILDMRTALRKMIISIKNHSEKTYNYSESLSTAANETAITISEVAKATDELAQGATDQAKASSEGIEKLSSLGQAINHTTESAKLVKVNIEGTGTTSKQGMDSIYNLKMKINDTLNITKKVNENVNTLSNKSDLVGDIVNTIKQIATQTNLLALNASIEAARAGEAGKGFAVVADEIRKLAEQTDKATEDIQHIISEMQSSIKSANENMATANEIVSDTSKASIQTTDAFEAIIKTVEKNIQQVEKLTQSIEQIDHDKESVFRSIESIASISEQAAASTEEVSASVEEQTATIEEVSSMATHLEEIAGNLKKEVERFKI from the coding sequence ATGAAAAAACATTCTAAAACTAAATCATTAAAATCTAAAATTACTATCCTCTGTTTATTCATGTTTGGACTAATTCTTGCAGGATTGATAACACTCATCATACATACAGTAAAGACAAACATGGAAGAAGCTCTTTTAACAAAAAGTATTGAACTAGCTCAAGAAATAGAAAAAGAAATAGAAGGTAGAGTAGCAAATGATCAAATAAACTCTCAAAAAATTATGCAAAAAATTGTTGAACAAAAAGCTAGTCAAGACAATATAGCCTATGCTATAATCATCGACAAAAATGTTACAGCAATCGCACACAGCGATCGTCAAAAGCTCGGCAAAGTCTATAAAGATGATCCTTATACAGAAGATGGAGCAGTAAATGGAAATATCAAAACCTCTAAGTTCTATGCAGATGTACAAAAAATTTGGACCTATGATATTATGGTTCCCTTATATATCAATGGAAAACATATAGGTGCTTTAGATGTAGGTATTCCTATTTATGGCATTGAAAAAACAATAAATGCTGTAATTCAAAAAACCATAATTTCATCAATCATAGCCTTTATAATAATAGGTCTTGGTTTATTTATTGCAATAGGTAGATTACTAAATCCTCTCACAGAATTATCAAAATTAATTAACGCTACTGCAAATTTAGATTTATCAGAGGATACAACTTATGATGCTTTACAAAAAGCTAATGATGAAACAGGTATTATGGCAAATGCAATTTTAGACATGAGAACTGCTCTTAGAAAAATGATTATAAGTATTAAAAATCATTCTGAAAAAACCTATAATTACTCAGAAAGTCTTTCTACAGCAGCCAATGAAACAGCCATAACCATTAGCGAAGTAGCAAAAGCTACAGATGAATTAGCACAAGGGGCTACTGATCAAGCAAAAGCATCATCAGAAGGAATAGAAAAGCTATCAAGTCTTGGACAAGCAATAAACCATACTACAGAAAGTGCAAAGCTTGTAAAAGTAAACATTGAAGGAACTGGTACTACAAGTAAACAAGGTATGGACTCCATATATAACTTAAAAATGAAAATCAATGATACATTGAATATTACAAAAAAAGTAAATGAAAATGTAAATACATTATCAAATAAATCTGACTTAGTAGGAGATATTGTAAATACTATCAAACAAATCGCTACACAAACAAACCTTTTAGCACTTAATGCATCTATAGAAGCTGCACGAGCTGGAGAAGCAGGAAAAGGCTTTGCAGTAGTAGCCGATGAAATAAGAAAACTAGCTGAACAAACAGATAAAGCTACTGAAGATATCCAGCATATCATCTCCGAAATGCAATCAAGCATAAAAAGTGCTAATGAAAATATGGCTACAGCAAATGAAATTGTTTCTGATACATCTAAAGCATCTATACAAACAACAGATGCCTTTGAAGCCATAATAAAAACTGTTGAAAAAAATATTCAACAGGTAGAAAAGCTTACACAAAGCATCGAACAGATCGACCATGATAAAGAATCTGTATTTCGTTCTATAGAAAGTATAGCTTCTATCTCTGAGCAAGCAGCAGCTTCCACAGAAGAAGTAAGTGCAAGCGTTGAAGAACAGACAGCTACAATAGAAGAAGTATCTTCTATGGCAACTCATTTAGAGGAAATAGCTGGAAACTTAAAAAAAGAAGTAGAACGCTTCAAAATTTAA
- a CDS encoding TerD family protein, with protein sequence MGINLSKGQRIDLTKSDPSLKKIIVGLGWDTNKYAGGYDFDLDASAFLAGEDGKVKYDQDFVFYNNLEGGKGSVIHTGDNRTGEGDGDDEQIKIDFSKVPEYIHTIGITVTIHEAEQRGQNFGQVSNAYVRVINEETNEEVLRYDLGEEFSIETALVVCEIYRHNGEWKFKAIGSGFQGGLAALCRNYGLQVD encoded by the coding sequence ATGGGTATTAATTTATCAAAGGGACAAAGAATTGATTTAACAAAATCAGATCCTTCACTTAAAAAGATTATTGTAGGACTTGGATGGGATACTAATAAGTATGCAGGAGGATATGATTTTGACTTAGATGCTTCAGCATTTTTAGCTGGAGAGGATGGAAAAGTTAAATATGATCAGGACTTTGTTTTTTACAACAACCTAGAGGGCGGAAAAGGTTCTGTAATTCATACAGGAGACAATAGAACAGGAGAAGGTGATGGGGATGATGAACAAATAAAAATAGATTTTTCAAAAGTCCCTGAATATATACATACTATTGGTATTACTGTTACAATTCATGAGGCAGAACAAAGAGGACAAAATTTTGGACAAGTTTCAAATGCTTATGTTCGTGTGATAAATGAAGAAACAAATGAAGAAGTACTTCGTTATGATTTAGGAGAAGAATTCTCTATCGAAACAGCTTTAGTTGTTTGTGAAATTTATCGACATAATGGAGAATGGAAGTTTAAAGCGATTGGAAGTGGATTTCAGGGAGGATTAGCTGCTCTTTGCAGAAATTATGGACTTCAAGTAGATTAA
- a CDS encoding HpcH/HpaI aldolase/citrate lyase family protein, translated as MRYFDYLTDEEINAIFYSPPEAFHKDSSKEIVSYALGAVLYMPATKENIVKDIIHKKNTGMVSMVMCLEDAIGDKAVREAEEKVCENLNALSMAVKDGRIDYKNIPFIFLRVRDADQMLRIADKIGEKLSFLTGFVFPKFSWKNGENFFKSLKNINTILGIKLYGMPILETSDILYKETRMASLKGIRNILDEYEELVLNIRLGATDFSSFFGLRRGYDMTIYDISIIRDCIVDILNYFTRVDKDYVVSAPVWEYFSSGDRVLKPQLRTTPFEKTYGQEGIEVRRELLNAYLDGLIREVLLDKANGFIGKTIIHPSHITPVQALYVISHEEYMDALSIIKNNDGLVGVMKSQYENKMNEIKPHLNWAKKILKKSKIYGVYHEGENFTSLLTKKTHL; from the coding sequence ATGAGGTATTTTGATTATTTAACTGATGAGGAGATTAATGCTATTTTTTATTCTCCTCCAGAAGCTTTTCATAAAGATAGTTCAAAAGAAATAGTATCCTATGCTCTTGGTGCAGTTTTATATATGCCTGCTACTAAGGAAAACATTGTAAAGGATATCATACATAAAAAAAATACAGGAATGGTATCTATGGTCATGTGCCTTGAGGATGCTATTGGAGATAAAGCTGTAAGAGAGGCTGAAGAAAAGGTATGTGAAAACCTAAATGCTTTATCTATGGCTGTAAAAGATGGAAGGATAGATTATAAAAATATTCCTTTTATTTTTTTAAGAGTACGGGATGCTGATCAGATGCTTAGGATTGCAGATAAAATAGGAGAAAAGCTTTCATTTCTTACAGGGTTTGTATTTCCTAAGTTTTCATGGAAAAATGGAGAGAACTTTTTTAAAAGCTTAAAAAATATCAATACTATTTTAGGAATTAAGCTATATGGGATGCCTATTTTAGAAACATCGGATATACTTTATAAAGAGACTAGGATGGCATCATTAAAAGGGATTAGGAATATATTAGATGAATATGAAGAGTTAGTACTAAATATAAGATTAGGTGCAACAGATTTTTCAAGCTTCTTTGGTCTTCGAAGGGGTTATGATATGACGATTTATGATATTTCTATAATCAGAGATTGTATTGTAGATATATTAAATTATTTTACAAGGGTGGACAAGGATTATGTTGTATCTGCTCCTGTATGGGAGTATTTTTCAAGTGGAGATAGAGTATTAAAGCCACAGCTTAGAACAACTCCTTTTGAGAAGACTTATGGACAAGAAGGTATTGAAGTTAGAAGAGAATTACTAAATGCTTATTTAGATGGATTGATTCGTGAAGTTTTGTTAGACAAAGCTAATGGTTTTATTGGAAAAACTATTATTCATCCAAGTCATATTACTCCTGTACAAGCATTATATGTGATAAGCCATGAAGAGTATATGGATGCATTAAGCATTATAAAAAATAATGATGGATTGGTTGGAGTAATGAAAAGTCAGTATGAAAATAAAATGAATGAAATTAAGCCTCATCTTAATTGGGCGAAGAAAATACTAAAAAAATCAAAAATATATGGGGTGTATCATGAAGGAGAAAATTTTACAAGCTTGCTTACCAAAAAGACACATTTATAA
- a CDS encoding HAD family hydrolase, producing MIFASDLDRTLIYSKKFISNREGIKLIEKKDDEEISFMTEKAIKELKKLREELLFIPVTTRTIEQYERITLFQEEVPKYAVVSNGGNILIDGKIDVEWNNSIQRKIKEECLPFEEVLLKFKEIASKEWVIKRRTADQLFTYCIVDRKKMPIEKIYSFMDWLEKRNWKVSLQGRKLYFVPHCVCKWRALQYIKEQENIDFIISAGDSLLDLPMLKRADISFAPAHGEIYKSYRADGEAKNIIFTEREGILAAEEILEKINSYAKKAG from the coding sequence ATGATCTTTGCAAGCGACTTGGACAGAACATTAATTTATTCAAAAAAATTCATTTCTAATAGAGAAGGTATTAAGCTCATTGAAAAAAAAGATGATGAAGAAATATCTTTTATGACAGAAAAGGCAATAAAAGAGTTAAAAAAATTGAGGGAAGAATTATTATTCATTCCTGTAACAACACGTACTATCGAACAATATGAAAGGATCACACTTTTTCAAGAGGAAGTACCTAAGTATGCAGTTGTTAGCAATGGTGGAAATATATTAATAGATGGAAAAATAGATGTAGAGTGGAACAATTCTATTCAAAGGAAAATAAAAGAGGAATGTCTGCCTTTTGAAGAGGTTTTGCTAAAATTTAAAGAGATTGCATCTAAGGAATGGGTTATAAAAAGAAGAACAGCTGATCAGCTATTTACTTACTGTATTGTTGATAGAAAGAAAATGCCTATAGAAAAAATATATAGCTTCATGGATTGGTTGGAGAAGAGAAACTGGAAGGTATCACTACAGGGACGAAAGCTGTACTTTGTTCCGCATTGTGTATGCAAATGGAGAGCGCTTCAATATATAAAAGAACAAGAAAACATAGATTTTATTATTTCGGCAGGAGATTCACTTTTGGATCTTCCCATGCTTAAACGAGCAGACATAAGCTTTGCTCCTGCTCATGGAGAAATCTATAAAAGCTATAGAGCTGATGGAGAAGCAAAAAATATCATTTTTACAGAAAGGGAAGGTATTCTAGCTGCAGAGGAAATACTAGAAAAAATCAATAGCTATGCGAAGAAAGCAGGATAA
- a CDS encoding methyl-accepting chemotaxis protein: MKKINEVGIRFKLIAIFVILIALPLMCLGINDYLKSVSVTERELKASSAQTIEQLNMAITNYLDGIEIFVGVMSNEADFGEIFSDQDELEEVMEKFENFKNIRKDILSIYIGTKDKKVYPQPRESYDPTQRPWYIEAVKKQKLIWTQPYKDEFTKKWIISSAKPIYDENDQLVGVLAVDIGLDTLKEMLNDVKIGERGYPFVIDSDGRVIFHKNKDIIGKELPIEKVAQAMEKEKSGVANYNWKENGMIYEKFAVYTTLDKLNWKIAVGMYIDEIKEKTDDILKHALIVGSISLLIAIGIAYAFATSITNPIKTLVQDMKKVSEGDLSIRRKIKRKDEIGQLEYHFNSMVGDLANLTKRIKDVSMDITASAQNLAATSEMTNSSAEEVVAAIDSIAKGAADQAVDAEKGVNLTIELADNFNKLAINFDHMKKSAGHVMRTSEVSMNMVNELKEKTELNNEGTQAIETAIIDLDNRIKDIGNILETIDAIADQTNLLALNASIEAARAGEAGKGFTVVAEEIRKLAEESRISSHEIKEIIINVQEESNNTVDIMKEVKERSKGQTEAVAEVYRSFEKISNEVHTITEKIEQLSDFANHLKEEKDIIVKAIENISSVSEETAASAEEVNAAVQQQAISVGQVATAADRLDELAMKLNNDMERFTV; the protein is encoded by the coding sequence ATGAAGAAAATCAATGAAGTTGGAATACGATTCAAGTTAATTGCAATATTTGTAATTCTTATTGCTTTGCCACTAATGTGCTTGGGAATAAATGATTATTTGAAGTCGGTAAGTGTAACGGAAAGAGAACTAAAGGCATCTTCTGCACAGACAATAGAGCAATTAAATATGGCTATTACAAATTATTTAGATGGTATTGAGATTTTTGTTGGAGTTATGTCTAATGAAGCAGATTTTGGCGAGATTTTTTCTGATCAAGATGAATTAGAAGAAGTAATGGAAAAATTCGAAAATTTTAAAAATATTCGCAAAGATATTTTATCTATATATATAGGAACAAAAGATAAAAAAGTATATCCTCAACCAAGAGAAAGCTATGATCCTACTCAAAGACCTTGGTACATAGAAGCTGTAAAAAAACAAAAACTAATATGGACACAACCATACAAGGATGAGTTTACAAAAAAATGGATTATCTCATCAGCTAAACCTATATATGATGAAAACGATCAATTAGTTGGGGTATTAGCAGTAGACATAGGATTAGATACTTTAAAGGAAATGCTTAATGATGTAAAAATAGGAGAAAGAGGATACCCTTTTGTAATAGATAGTGATGGAAGAGTTATATTCCATAAAAATAAAGATATTATAGGAAAGGAGCTACCTATTGAGAAAGTAGCTCAAGCAATGGAAAAAGAAAAAAGTGGTGTTGCGAATTACAATTGGAAAGAAAACGGAATGATATATGAAAAATTTGCTGTATATACTACACTAGATAAATTAAATTGGAAAATTGCTGTAGGAATGTATATAGATGAAATAAAAGAAAAAACGGATGATATTTTAAAACATGCTCTTATTGTGGGGAGTATTTCTCTACTGATAGCTATAGGTATTGCATATGCATTTGCTACATCTATTACTAATCCTATCAAGACTCTTGTTCAAGACATGAAAAAGGTAAGTGAGGGCGACTTATCCATAAGGAGAAAAATAAAAAGAAAAGATGAAATCGGACAACTAGAATATCATTTCAATAGCATGGTAGGAGATTTAGCTAACCTTACAAAGAGGATAAAGGATGTATCTATGGATATTACAGCATCAGCTCAAAATTTAGCTGCAACTTCTGAAATGACTAATTCATCAGCTGAAGAGGTAGTAGCAGCTATTGATAGTATTGCAAAGGGTGCAGCAGATCAGGCAGTTGATGCAGAGAAGGGTGTTAATCTTACCATAGAGTTAGCTGATAATTTTAATAAACTAGCAATAAATTTCGATCATATGAAAAAGTCTGCTGGACATGTGATGCGTACAAGTGAAGTAAGTATGAATATGGTCAATGAACTAAAAGAAAAAACAGAACTCAATAATGAAGGTACGCAAGCTATTGAAACAGCTATTATTGATTTAGACAACAGGATAAAAGATATAGGAAATATATTAGAAACTATTGATGCTATTGCAGATCAAACAAATCTATTAGCACTAAATGCTTCTATTGAGGCAGCAAGAGCAGGAGAAGCAGGGAAAGGATTTACAGTAGTTGCTGAAGAGATCAGAAAACTTGCTGAAGAATCAAGAATTTCTTCTCATGAAATCAAAGAAATTATTATAAACGTTCAAGAAGAAAGTAACAATACTGTAGATATTATGAAAGAAGTAAAAGAAAGATCTAAAGGACAAACAGAAGCAGTTGCAGAAGTATACAGATCGTTTGAAAAAATATCAAATGAAGTTCATACGATAACAGAGAAGATTGAACAGCTTAGTGATTTTGCAAATCATTTAAAGGAGGAAAAAGATATTATTGTGAAAGCCATAGAAAATATTTCTTCCGTATCTGAAGAAACTGCTGCATCAGCAGAAGAAGTAAATGCTGCTGTTCAACAGCAAGCAATATCAGTAGGACAAGTTGCAACAGCAGCAGATCGATTGGATGAGTTGGCTATGAAACTCAATAATGATATGGAGAGGTTTACAGTTTAG
- a CDS encoding phosphoribosyltransferase encodes MKEKILQACLPKRHIYNILNDLRVVINITKNQYEIPLESLFSMAARRNKKRGFLFVSKVLGKHIPVIPQISLLTGALLARALMKEVYKIDDSHTEDIVKGIVDQKECKKIYESIRKQTITLPEKALLIGFAETATALGYSVFEKLQNVSYIHTTREDILNIASEINFEEEHSHATTHRFYPLDKDLLQSKEPIVLIDDEITTGKTVVNIIEAIQNKFPRKNYVVLSILDWRKEEDIKRYEELEKRLGIKIYTVSLVSGTIEVEGKPVDDVAIEKENRKAVVESKINVIRLEEQYFKQLLFSSIDSRGKINTCPYLKETGRFGIKSEACEEVGHVCRKIGELLKVKRKGKKTLCLGTGEFMYIPMKIAAYMGDGVLYHSSTRSPIHPATKSEYAIKNAYSFKSPDDPFIMNYLYNIPYGYYDDCFIFFEREVAKERMDEIMETLRSLGIPYINVIVCSNNYKLQEPSKMGSYDKDDVTFLLKDISNMMEEKGTKEREKLIQSGIHYSEMLPKEYKPTKEYIDLFHISLKESAKKLSLAVGVVAEKIIKNRGENIVIVSLARAGTPVGILIKRYIAYKYGLDIPHYSISIIRGKGIDENAIKYILKKHPDKSIQFVDGWTGKGAITKVLEKACKEFEEKYGVHLNDDLAVLADPGYCVATFGTREDFLIASACLNATVSGLVSRTVHRKDMIGPRDYHGAKYYKELADEDVSNLFIDTITKEFGAVKALVAAAINEVQETTPTWAGLKDIKNIQRVFGIDDINLIKPGIGETTRVLLRRVPWKILVKDMNNPNLKHILLLAEDRNVPVEIYNDMTYQCCGIIKPLKGEEK; translated from the coding sequence ATGAAGGAGAAAATTTTACAAGCTTGCTTACCAAAAAGACACATTTATAATATACTTAATGATTTACGTGTAGTTATAAATATTACAAAGAATCAATACGAAATTCCTTTGGAGTCGCTTTTTTCAATGGCTGCAAGAAGAAATAAAAAAAGAGGCTTTTTATTTGTCAGTAAAGTTCTTGGAAAGCATATTCCTGTTATTCCACAAATATCGTTACTGACGGGAGCTTTACTTGCTAGAGCATTGATGAAAGAGGTCTATAAAATTGATGACTCTCATACAGAAGATATAGTTAAAGGGATAGTCGATCAAAAAGAATGTAAAAAAATATATGAAAGTATTAGAAAACAGACTATCACACTACCAGAGAAGGCTTTATTGATTGGATTTGCAGAAACGGCTACTGCTCTTGGATATAGTGTTTTTGAAAAACTTCAAAATGTTAGCTATATTCATACAACAAGAGAAGATATTTTAAACATAGCTTCAGAGATTAACTTTGAAGAGGAGCATTCTCATGCTACTACGCATAGATTTTATCCACTAGATAAGGACTTACTTCAGTCAAAAGAGCCTATTGTTTTGATAGATGATGAGATTACAACAGGAAAAACAGTAGTAAATATTATTGAAGCTATACAAAACAAATTTCCAAGAAAAAATTATGTTGTTTTATCTATATTAGATTGGAGAAAAGAAGAGGACATAAAAAGATACGAAGAACTAGAAAAAAGATTAGGGATAAAAATATACACGGTTTCATTAGTTTCAGGAACTATTGAGGTGGAAGGAAAGCCGGTAGATGATGTAGCTATTGAAAAAGAAAATAGAAAAGCTGTAGTAGAGTCGAAAATAAATGTTATCAGATTAGAGGAGCAATATTTTAAACAATTATTATTTTCATCTATAGATAGCCGAGGGAAAATAAATACATGTCCTTATTTAAAGGAGACAGGAAGGTTTGGCATAAAAAGTGAAGCTTGTGAAGAAGTTGGTCATGTATGTAGAAAAATAGGGGAACTTTTAAAAGTAAAAAGAAAAGGAAAAAAAACCCTTTGTCTTGGAACTGGAGAATTTATGTATATTCCTATGAAGATTGCAGCTTATATGGGTGATGGGGTATTATATCATTCTTCAACAAGAAGTCCTATTCATCCTGCTACAAAATCAGAATATGCTATTAAGAATGCTTATTCATTTAAAAGCCCTGATGATCCATTTATCATGAACTATCTTTATAATATTCCTTATGGATATTATGATGACTGTTTTATATTTTTCGAAAGAGAAGTAGCTAAAGAGAGAATGGATGAGATTATGGAAACTTTAAGAAGCTTAGGTATTCCATATATCAATGTGATTGTATGCTCAAATAATTATAAATTGCAAGAACCTAGTAAAATGGGAAGCTATGATAAAGATGATGTTACTTTTTTGTTGAAGGATATAAGCAATATGATGGAAGAGAAGGGAACAAAGGAGCGAGAAAAATTAATTCAAAGTGGTATACATTATTCTGAAATGCTCCCGAAAGAATATAAGCCTACAAAGGAATATATAGATTTATTTCATATTTCTTTAAAAGAATCAGCTAAAAAGCTAAGCTTAGCTGTAGGGGTTGTTGCTGAAAAAATAATAAAAAATAGAGGGGAAAACATTGTTATTGTATCATTAGCAAGAGCCGGAACTCCTGTAGGGATACTTATCAAACGCTATATAGCATATAAATATGGATTAGATATTCCTCACTATAGCATTTCAATCATAAGAGGAAAAGGAATTGATGAAAATGCTATAAAATATATTCTAAAAAAACATCCAGATAAAAGTATTCAGTTTGTAGATGGTTGGACAGGAAAAGGAGCTATTACAAAGGTACTTGAAAAGGCATGCAAGGAATTTGAAGAAAAATACGGCGTTCATTTGAATGATGATTTGGCAGTACTTGCAGACCCTGGATACTGCGTAGCTACATTTGGTACTAGGGAGGATTTTTTAATTGCTAGTGCATGTTTAAATGCTACTGTTTCAGGACTTGTGAGCAGAACTGTACACAGAAAAGATATGATTGGTCCAAGAGATTATCATGGAGCTAAATATTATAAAGAATTAGCTGACGAGGATGTATCGAATCTATTTATAGATACTATTACAAAGGAGTTTGGAGCAGTAAAAGCTTTGGTAGCAGCAGCTATAAATGAAGTACAAGAAACTACGCCAACATGGGCAGGATTAAAGGATATAAAAAATATTCAGAGGGTTTTTGGAATAGATGATATCAATCTTATAAAACCGGGAATAGGAGAAACTACAAGAGTACTATTGAGAAGAGTTCCGTGGAAAATTCTAGTAAAGGATATGAATAATCCTAATTTAAAGCACATTTTATTACTAGCAGAAGATAGAAATGTGCCAGTTGAAATCTATAATGATATGACTTATCAATGCTGTGGAATTATAAAACCTTTAAAAGGAGAAGAAAAATGA
- a CDS encoding methyl-accepting chemotaxis protein, whose protein sequence is MKKRNISIKFKFASIFLCILVVIVFFTTTISIHTVNKEMQEQLQVDGLLLAKKIAKEIENSKTTEILLEKLLEDKIRTVAYLVGQKENISNEYLQQVVTNLNISEINIADANRTIRYSNNQLLLNTNYPQNHCISPLFEKGEGEVMENIRESNYEKGKLFKYGAVALNRNRIVQVGISADQLNILKNKIGTQKIIEEITKNENILYACIIDKNLKIVAHNEKNRIGKTLDDIGSKDAAIEGKRYSDIYEWKPGIFSYDILIPIYENGKHIGAINVGLSLKNLDHTKNDILKKSIFISTISLLIGGFLLILFVKRLIAPLQHLSNLAEKTSSGNLTEKINIHSNDEIGLLGNSFNKMIDNLKEMISKINTISTSVLSDTKELVDVSLQVEDVSEQIASATQSIAEGAEKQVMSISEATESIQSVVTNIEDVKVEITKVVDQADQTNTILSIGEEKIDAMALQIDKIRNSVNSSSNVINQLESTSNEIGNIVDIINNIATQTNLLALNASIEAARAGEAGRGFAVVAEEIRKLAEESMHSADNIKDLITTIQNYTKKALYSIEEGSNEAEAGKIVLAEVLDSFQNIVEKFTATKNSLYTTNQKIAIVNEKSEIITRNINEVGSITEQFSANTEEVAASTEEQTAAIESMVKTIQDLEEIIKELQTAIHKFEYDDEK, encoded by the coding sequence TTGAAAAAGAGAAATATATCTATCAAATTTAAATTTGCAAGCATATTCTTATGCATATTAGTCGTTATTGTTTTCTTTACTACTACTATATCCATACATACTGTTAATAAAGAAATGCAAGAGCAGCTACAAGTAGATGGCTTACTTTTAGCAAAAAAAATAGCAAAAGAAATAGAAAATAGCAAAACAACTGAAATACTCCTAGAAAAATTATTAGAGGATAAAATTAGGACTGTCGCATATTTAGTAGGGCAAAAAGAGAATATTTCTAATGAATATTTACAGCAAGTTGTTACTAATTTAAATATCTCTGAGATCAATATTGCTGATGCAAATAGAACTATACGCTATTCAAATAACCAGCTTCTTTTAAATACTAATTATCCTCAAAACCATTGTATATCTCCTTTATTTGAAAAAGGAGAAGGGGAAGTGATGGAAAATATTAGAGAAAGCAATTATGAAAAAGGTAAATTATTCAAATATGGTGCAGTAGCTTTAAATCGTAATCGTATTGTACAAGTAGGTATATCAGCAGATCAATTAAATATACTAAAAAATAAAATAGGTACTCAAAAGATTATTGAAGAAATCACTAAAAACGAAAACATACTATATGCTTGTATCATCGATAAAAATTTAAAAATTGTAGCACATAATGAAAAGAATCGTATAGGAAAAACTTTAGACGATATAGGTAGCAAAGATGCTGCGATAGAAGGAAAAAGATATAGTGATATATACGAATGGAAGCCTGGCATTTTTTCTTATGATATATTAATCCCTATATATGAAAATGGCAAACATATAGGAGCAATAAATGTTGGACTTTCCTTAAAAAACCTCGACCATACAAAAAATGATATCCTTAAAAAATCAATATTTATCTCAACGATTTCATTATTAATAGGAGGCTTTTTATTAATCTTATTTGTTAAAAGACTCATTGCTCCATTACAACATTTATCAAATCTTGCTGAAAAAACTTCTTCTGGAAATCTGACTGAAAAAATAAATATACATTCCAATGACGAAATCGGTCTTCTTGGAAATAGCTTTAATAAAATGATAGATAATTTAAAAGAAATGATCAGTAAAATCAATACCATCTCTACATCTGTTTTATCAGATACTAAAGAATTAGTAGATGTATCCTTACAAGTAGAAGATGTTTCAGAACAAATAGCAAGTGCAACCCAAAGCATTGCAGAAGGTGCTGAAAAACAAGTTATGTCCATCAGCGAAGCAACAGAAAGTATTCAAAGTGTAGTTACAAATATAGAAGATGTGAAAGTTGAAATTACAAAAGTTGTAGATCAGGCAGACCAAACCAATACAATTTTATCAATTGGTGAAGAAAAAATAGATGCCATGGCTCTACAAATAGATAAAATTAGAAATAGTGTTAATTCTTCTTCCAATGTCATCAACCAATTAGAATCAACCTCTAATGAAATAGGAAATATTGTTGATATCATTAACAACATTGCTACTCAAACAAATTTACTTGCACTCAATGCATCTATTGAAGCAGCAAGAGCTGGGGAAGCAGGAAGAGGTTTTGCAGTAGTAGCAGAAGAAATAAGAAAATTAGCAGAAGAATCAATGCACTCAGCAGACAATATTAAAGATCTGATCACCACTATACAAAATTATACGAAAAAAGCACTATATTCTATTGAAGAAGGAAGTAATGAAGCCGAAGCAGGAAAAATTGTTTTAGCAGAAGTATTAGACTCATTCCAAAACATTGTTGAAAAATTTACTGCTACCAAGAATAGCTTGTATACAACTAATCAAAAAATAGCAATTGTCAATGAAAAATCAGAAATCATTACTAGAAACATTAACGAGGTAGGCAGCATTACAGAACAATTCTCTGCAAATACAGAAGAAGTAGCAGCATCCACAGAAGAACAAACTGCTGCTATTGAAAGTATGGTAAAAACTATACAAGATTTAGAAGAGATTATCAAAGAATTACAAACTGCTATTCACAAATTTGAATACGATGATGAAAAATAA